The Arachis ipaensis cultivar K30076 chromosome B07, Araip1.1, whole genome shotgun sequence genome includes a window with the following:
- the LOC107609495 gene encoding cucumisin — MATMIISFFRPYVIFSLIWVMMISSQAYSKDDRKTYIIYMGDHPKGMDPTSLPSLHTSMAQKILGSDFKSEAILHSYKKSFNGFVMKLTKEEAKRMSEMEDVVSVFPNKKNGLHTTRSWDFIGFPQQVKRTNKESEIIVGVLDSGIWPESESFSDKGFGLPPNKWKGSCHNFTCNRKIIGAKSYNIEGSYAKDDIRSARDSNGHGSHVSSTIAGNLVDSASLLGYASGSGRARGGAPSARIAIYKVCWSSDGCDDANVLAAFDDAIHDGVDVISISVGADVAFPFSYFEDAINIGSFHAMKKGILTSNSANNLGPDLSSMTNYSPWLLSVAAATIDRKFLTKVRLGNGITFEGVSINTFDLKNKMFPLIYGGDAPNTAGGYNSSISRYCYKDSLNKHLVRGKIVLCESILVPTDIELLSGAVGMIHGAISPKDLPNNYAVPSTFLSLRNFRLVHSYLASMGNNATATIFKSDEVRDSLAPYVASFSSRGPNPITPNILKPDVVAPGVNILAAWSPISPISDVKGDKRLVHYNIISGTSMACPHATAAAAYVKSFHSNWSPAMIKSALMTTATPLSATLNPEAEFAYGAGLINPIKAANPGLVYDINEVDYVKFLCQEGIETKNLGILTKDNSSCKKLGKTESVYDLNLPSISLYTNVSSFTRIFHRTVMNVGSATSTYKVKVMYPSFLDIQVKPDTLSFECIGQKKSFSVIIEGSLNVNTASASLIWDDGTFQVRSPIVMFNQLPVPPFIFI; from the exons ATGGCAACTATGATTATCTCTTTTTTTAGGCCATATGTTATTTTCAGCCTTATATGGGTTATGATGATTAGTAGTCAAGCCTATTCCAAAGATGATCGAAAG ACTTACATTATTTACATGGGTGATCATCCTAAGGGTATGGACCCAACGTCATTACCTTCTCTTCATACAAGCATGGCTCAAAAAATTCTCGGCAG TGATTTTAAATCAGAAGCTATACTCCATAGTTACAAAAAGAGCTTTAATGGATTTGTAATGAAGTTAACAAAAGAGGAGGCAAAAAGGATGTCAG AAATGGAGGATGTTGTGTCAGTTTTTCCAAACAAGAAAAATGGGCTTCACACAACAAGATCATGGGATTTTATAGGGTTTCCCCAGCAAGTGaaaagaacaaataaagaaagTGAGATTATTGTTGGAGTATTAGACTCTGGAATATGGCCAGAGTCTGAGAGTTTTAGTGACAAAGGATTTGGTCTACCACCCAACAAATGGAAGGGATCATGTCATAACTTCACTTGTAATAG GAAAATCATTGGAGCAAAATCCTACAACATCGAAGGTAGCTATGCCAAAGATGACATTAGATCTGCTAGAGATTCAAACGGCCATGGATCACACGTTTCATCAACAATTGCTGGGAACTTAGTTGACTCTGCAAGCCTCTTAGGGTACGCTTCAGGATCAGGGAGAGCACGTGGAGGAGCACCCTCAGCACGCATCGCCATCTACAAGGTCTGTTGGTCATCGGACGGCTGTGATGACGCCAACGTTCTTGCGGCATTTGATGACGCTATCCATGACGGCGTTGACGTCATCTCTATTTCAGTCGGGGCAGATGTGGCTTTTCCCTTTTCGTATTTTGAAGATGCAATTAACATTGGGAGTTTCCATGCAATGAAGAAAGGGATATTGACTTCTAACTCTGCCAATAATCTGGGTCCTGATCTTTCTTCTATGACTAATTATTCACCTTGGTTGCTCTCTGTGGCTGCCGCCACTATTGATAGAAAGTTTCTTACAAAGGTTCGGTTGGGCAATGGTATCACTTTTGAG GGGGTTTCAATAAATACATTTGATCTCAAAAACAAAATGTTCCCTTTAATTTACGGTGGAGATGCACCAAACACTGCTGGTGGGTATAACAGTTCCATATCCAG GTATTGTTATAAGGACTCATTGAATAAACATTTGGTGAGAGGCAAGATCGTTTTGTGTGAGAGCATTCTTGTTCCAACAGATATAGAGTTACTATCCGGTGCAGTTGGTATGATACATGGAGCCATATCCCCAAAAGATTTACCAAATAATTATGCAGTGCCTTCAACTTTCTTGAGTCTAAGGAACTTTAGATTAGTACATTCTTACTTAGCTTCAATGGG TAATAATGCAACAGCTACAATATTCAAGAGTGACGAAGTTAGAGACTCATTAGCCCCATATGTGGCTTCATTCTCATCAAGAGGTCCAAATCCAATCACACCAAACATTCTTAAG CCCGATGTGGTTGCCCCAGGAGTTAACATTTTAGCCGCATGGTCTCCAATTTCTCCAATTTCAGATGTTAAAGGTGACAAAAGATTAGTCCATTATAATATTATTTCTGGCACTTCAATGGCATGCCCTCATGCCACTGCAGCAGCTgcatatgtcaaatcatttcattCTAATTGGTCTCCTGCTATGATAAAATCTGCACTCATGACCACAG CTACTCCATTGAGTGCCACTCTTAATCCTGAGGCCGAATTTGCATATGGTGCGGGACTAATTAATCCTATTAAGGCAGCAAATCCTGGTTTAGTGTACGACATTAACGAAGTTGATTATGTCAAATTCTTGTGCCAGGAGGGAATTGAAACTAAAAACCTTGGGATTCTCACTAAAGATAATAGCAGTTGCAAGAAACTGGGAAAGACAGAGAGTGTATACGACCTCAACCTCCCATCAATTTCTCTCTACACAAACGTGTCATCTTTCACTCGAATTTTTCATAGAACAGTTATGAATGTTGGGTCCGCAACATCTACATATAAAGTGAAAGTGATGTACCCATCTTTTTTGGATATCCAAGTGAAACCGGATACGTTGTCGTTTGAATGTATAGGCCAAAAGAAATCATTCTCGGTCATTATAGAAGGGAGTTTGAATGTAAACACAGCTTCTGCTTCGTTGATTTGGGATGATGGAACATTTCAAGTTAGAAGCCCTATTGTAATGTTTAACCAATTGCCTGTCCCACCATTTATCTTTATCTAA